A genomic region of Nostoc sp. UHCC 0702 contains the following coding sequences:
- a CDS encoding NfeD family protein yields MPSSTLIWLLAGGVLCLMELFLPSAFVAFIMGISALVVALLSLVGLSIWLQVTLWLLLSTVLFVLSRRFLQPRRRKSKIQDAVIAETLTEIPAGQAGRVLYEGNSWRAKCDDDKLSIAPDQRVYVVRREGTTLIVMPENLLHS; encoded by the coding sequence ATGCCAAGTTCTACATTAATCTGGCTGTTGGCGGGAGGGGTTCTGTGTTTAATGGAACTTTTCTTACCATCAGCTTTTGTTGCCTTCATTATGGGAATCAGCGCCTTGGTAGTGGCGTTGTTGTCTTTAGTGGGTTTAAGTATATGGCTACAAGTTACGCTTTGGCTATTACTTTCCACTGTGTTATTTGTGCTGTCGCGGCGGTTTTTGCAACCACGACGACGCAAATCAAAAATTCAGGATGCTGTGATTGCTGAAACTTTAACAGAAATTCCGGCCGGGCAAGCCGGACGCGTGCTATATGAGGGAAATTCTTGGCGGGCGAAATGTGACGATGACAAACTCAGCATAGCACCCGATCAAAGAGTGTATGTAGTCAGAAGAGAAGGCACTACCTTGATTGTGATGCCAGAAAATTTGTTGCATTCTTAG
- a CDS encoding protein phosphatase 2C domain-containing protein produces the protein MISTQPIIYCINPDCDRPINTIGDRFCASCQTPLIYRYLWASGSLAAKIPPGTKVANRYEVITQQIWLDTQPALPPNAPEELPKVVIPYLKLYQEHWHLPQAYGFARFSMEDANDSDILLLENVPIDETGNLYPTIADFWEQATAIRQVYWLWQILQLWQPLLELGVAHSLLLSDNLRVQGWCVRLLELHETQTIQKLSLQDLGQSWQPWVASAKSQELKNIVQQMCSTEVELETIATQLNALLLLSAAQLPLSLKVAGATDTGPELTQNEDTCYPLASSEDDLLLKHLSIVCDGIGGHQGGEVASQLAVQSLKLQVRALLAEVEEQTELVPPKLLQEQLEASLRVVNNVICSRNDEQKRQGRERMATTLVMAVQIPQRIQTTSGWQSKNAHELYLASVGDSRAYWITCDYCQLLTVDDVVATREVRHARSLYRKALTRPDATALTQALGTKDAEFLRLVMKRLILEEDGVLLLCSDGLSDNNWVEQSWQDYAIPVLTGKLSVEDAVHDWINLANQKNGHDNTSVVLTLCRVSPADLVQATPPQLPVEISKVEEPQEQLEIEQIQEEQLEIEELQIEEDSLTESSQALLDLELTQEPTPTPTPVKKPSRGKPLLLLGGLLILLVGGTSLGLFAWWQLNPQTFQQMCRQLPQRVQQFCPPGK, from the coding sequence ATGATTTCTACACAGCCGATAATTTATTGCATAAATCCAGACTGCGATCGCCCCATCAATACTATAGGCGATCGCTTTTGTGCAAGTTGTCAAACGCCTTTAATTTACCGCTATCTCTGGGCTAGTGGCTCATTGGCAGCGAAAATCCCACCAGGTACAAAAGTTGCAAATAGATATGAGGTAATTACGCAGCAAATTTGGCTAGATACTCAACCGGCACTGCCACCAAACGCACCAGAAGAGTTACCAAAAGTAGTTATTCCATATCTAAAGCTATATCAAGAGCATTGGCATCTTCCCCAAGCATATGGATTTGCTCGCTTTTCTATGGAAGATGCAAACGATAGTGATATCCTCTTACTAGAAAATGTTCCTATAGACGAAACAGGAAATCTCTACCCAACAATTGCTGACTTCTGGGAACAAGCAACGGCAATACGACAAGTTTATTGGCTGTGGCAAATTCTGCAACTTTGGCAACCATTATTAGAATTGGGAGTTGCTCACAGTTTGCTATTGTCAGATAACTTGCGAGTACAAGGTTGGTGTGTGCGACTGTTGGAACTTCACGAAACACAAACCATCCAAAAACTGAGTTTACAAGATTTAGGTCAATCTTGGCAGCCTTGGGTAGCATCTGCAAAAAGCCAAGAGTTAAAAAATATAGTTCAGCAGATGTGTAGTACCGAGGTAGAGTTAGAGACTATTGCCACTCAACTCAATGCCTTATTACTTTTATCGGCGGCACAATTGCCTTTAAGCTTAAAAGTGGCAGGGGCAACAGATACAGGCCCAGAACTGACACAAAATGAAGATACTTGCTATCCACTTGCTTCTAGTGAAGATGACTTATTACTAAAGCATTTGTCGATTGTTTGTGATGGCATTGGCGGACACCAAGGTGGTGAAGTTGCCAGTCAATTAGCGGTGCAGTCTTTGAAATTGCAAGTTCGTGCTTTATTAGCAGAGGTGGAAGAACAGACAGAACTTGTACCACCAAAGTTATTGCAAGAACAACTAGAAGCAAGTTTACGGGTGGTGAATAATGTAATTTGCTCTCGCAATGATGAACAAAAACGCCAAGGCAGAGAACGCATGGCTACAACCCTCGTCATGGCGGTGCAAATTCCCCAACGAATACAAACCACTTCTGGATGGCAATCAAAAAATGCCCACGAACTTTATTTAGCAAGTGTCGGTGATAGCCGTGCTTACTGGATAACTTGTGACTACTGTCAGCTATTGACAGTTGATGATGTTGTGGCAACACGCGAAGTCCGCCATGCCCGGAGTTTGTATCGTAAAGCACTCACTAGACCAGATGCAACTGCCCTCACCCAAGCATTAGGGACAAAAGATGCTGAATTTCTGCGTCTTGTGATGAAGCGATTGATTCTAGAAGAAGATGGAGTATTGCTACTGTGTTCTGATGGTTTAAGTGATAATAATTGGGTGGAACAATCCTGGCAAGATTACGCAATACCAGTGTTAACAGGAAAACTTTCAGTTGAAGATGCTGTGCATGATTGGATTAATTTAGCAAACCAAAAAAACGGTCATGATAATACATCCGTTGTTCTGACTCTTTGTCGTGTTTCTCCAGCAGACTTAGTGCAGGCGACTCCCCCGCAGTTACCAGTTGAAATTTCAAAAGTAGAAGAACCACAAGAACAACTAGAAATAGAACAAATACAAGAAGAACAACTAGAAATAGAAGAACTACAAATAGAAGAAGATTCTTTGACAGAAAGTTCTCAAGCGCTGCTAGATTTGGAATTGACACAGGAACCAACGCCAACACCAACACCAGTTAAAAAACCTAGTCGGGGTAAGCCTTTATTACTGCTTGGAGGATTATTAATTTTGCTGGTGGGAGGTACTAGTTTGGGATTATTTGCTTGGTGGCAACTTAATCCTCAAACATTCCAACAAATGTGTAGGCAACTTCCCCAAAGAGTACAGCAATTTTGTCCCCCAGGAAAGTAG